In Oreochromis niloticus isolate F11D_XX linkage group LG5, O_niloticus_UMD_NMBU, whole genome shotgun sequence, a single window of DNA contains:
- the twf2b gene encoding twinfilin-2b isoform X2, which produces MSHQTGIIATSELKDFLARARGGAIRILKIIIRNEELVLHSHKEPARSWDKDYDQFLLPLLTPLEPCYILYRLDSKNAQGYEWIFIAWSPDQSPVRQKMVYAATRATLKKEFGGGHIKDEVFGTVEDDVCFQGYLRHRSSCSSPAPLTAAEQELQRIKITEDERRRIGTPTARARVTMEFGLDKRAQTLQGLAFPLQEEAKRALQQLKYKRINYIQLRLDVDRETIELVHTKPTEIHELPYRIPTDTPRYHFFIFKHSHQGQQEEALVFIYSMPGYTCSIKERMLYSSCKNRLLDEVERDYQLEVTKKMEIDSGDGLTEDFLYEEVHPMEHTLKQAFVKPRGPGGKRGNKRLIKGAGENGEEN; this is translated from the exons CAACATCTGAGCTGAAAGATTTTTTGGCCCGAGCGAGGGGAGGTGCCATCAGAATCCTGAAGATTATCATCAGAAACg aGGAATTGGTGCTACATTCACACAAAGAGCCAGCCCGGAGCTGGGACAAGGATTACGACCAGTTCCTGCTTCCTctgctcacgcctctggagCCTTGCTACATCCTCTACCGCCTGGACTCCAAGAACGCGCAGGGTTATGAATGGATCTTCATTGCATGGTCACCTGACCAATCACCA GTGAGGCAGAAGATGGTGTATGCAGCGACTCGTGCCACACTGAAGAAAGAGTTTGGAGGAGGTCACATCAAAGACGAAGTGTTTGGCACGGTGGAG GATGACGTGTGTTTCCAGGGATACCTGCGCCACaggtcctcctgctcctccccAGCTCCTCTCACAGCAGCTGAGCAGGAGTTACAACGAATTAAAATCACAGAG GATGAACGCAGACGAATTGGGACTCCAACAGCGAGAGCAAGG GTAACTATGGAGTTTGGCTTGGACAAACGGGCACAGACTCTTCAGGGTCTTGCGTTTCCTTTACAAGAAGAGGCCAAACGAGCTTTGCAACAACTCAAGTATAAACGCATCAACTACATCCAGCTG AGGCTGGATGTAGACAGAGAGACCATTGAGCTGGTTCACACTAAACCTACAGAAATCCACGAACTTCCCTACAGGATTCCCACAGATACACCTAGATACCACTTTTTCATCTTCAAACATTCCCATCAGGGCCAGCAGGAGGAAGCTCTGG tgtttatatACTCGATGCCTGGGTACACCTGTAGCATCAAGGAGCGGATGTTATACTCCAGCTGTAAGAACAGGCTACTGGACGAGGTGGAGAGAGACTACCAGCTGGAAGTCACCAAAAAG ATGGAGATAGACAGTGGTGATGGTCTGACAGAAGACTTCCTGTATGAGGAGGTCCACCCCATGGAGCACACTTTAAAGCAGGCATTCGTCAAGCCCCGTGGACCGGGAGGGAAAAGGGGCAACAAACGCCTCATCAAGGGTGCAGGAGAAAACGGGGAAGAAAATTAA
- the twf2b gene encoding twinfilin-2b isoform X1 — protein sequence MSHQTGIIATSELKDFLARARGGAIRILKIIIRNEELVLHSHKEPARSWDKDYDQFLLPLLTPLEPCYILYRLDSKNAQGYEWIFIAWSPDQSPVRQKMVYAATRATLKKEFGGGHIKDEVFGTVEDDVCFQGYLRHRSSCSSPAPLTAAEQELQRIKITEDKVVWDERRRIGTPTARARVTMEFGLDKRAQTLQGLAFPLQEEAKRALQQLKYKRINYIQLRLDVDRETIELVHTKPTEIHELPYRIPTDTPRYHFFIFKHSHQGQQEEALVFIYSMPGYTCSIKERMLYSSCKNRLLDEVERDYQLEVTKKMEIDSGDGLTEDFLYEEVHPMEHTLKQAFVKPRGPGGKRGNKRLIKGAGENGEEN from the exons CAACATCTGAGCTGAAAGATTTTTTGGCCCGAGCGAGGGGAGGTGCCATCAGAATCCTGAAGATTATCATCAGAAACg aGGAATTGGTGCTACATTCACACAAAGAGCCAGCCCGGAGCTGGGACAAGGATTACGACCAGTTCCTGCTTCCTctgctcacgcctctggagCCTTGCTACATCCTCTACCGCCTGGACTCCAAGAACGCGCAGGGTTATGAATGGATCTTCATTGCATGGTCACCTGACCAATCACCA GTGAGGCAGAAGATGGTGTATGCAGCGACTCGTGCCACACTGAAGAAAGAGTTTGGAGGAGGTCACATCAAAGACGAAGTGTTTGGCACGGTGGAG GATGACGTGTGTTTCCAGGGATACCTGCGCCACaggtcctcctgctcctccccAGCTCCTCTCACAGCAGCTGAGCAGGAGTTACAACGAATTAAAATCACAGAG GATAAAGTTGTGTGG GATGAACGCAGACGAATTGGGACTCCAACAGCGAGAGCAAGG GTAACTATGGAGTTTGGCTTGGACAAACGGGCACAGACTCTTCAGGGTCTTGCGTTTCCTTTACAAGAAGAGGCCAAACGAGCTTTGCAACAACTCAAGTATAAACGCATCAACTACATCCAGCTG AGGCTGGATGTAGACAGAGAGACCATTGAGCTGGTTCACACTAAACCTACAGAAATCCACGAACTTCCCTACAGGATTCCCACAGATACACCTAGATACCACTTTTTCATCTTCAAACATTCCCATCAGGGCCAGCAGGAGGAAGCTCTGG tgtttatatACTCGATGCCTGGGTACACCTGTAGCATCAAGGAGCGGATGTTATACTCCAGCTGTAAGAACAGGCTACTGGACGAGGTGGAGAGAGACTACCAGCTGGAAGTCACCAAAAAG ATGGAGATAGACAGTGGTGATGGTCTGACAGAAGACTTCCTGTATGAGGAGGTCCACCCCATGGAGCACACTTTAAAGCAGGCATTCGTCAAGCCCCGTGGACCGGGAGGGAAAAGGGGCAACAAACGCCTCATCAAGGGTGCAGGAGAAAACGGGGAAGAAAATTAA
- the cishb gene encoding cytokine inducible SH2-containing protein b: MVARAVTIFHHEEQRKSSCSDPAPPSWDPADDLRCITTTFQYLQTSGWYWGPISASKAREALLTKSEGTFLVRDSSHPQYMLALSVKTRCGPTSVRIEYSKGCFWLDSVSPGLPQLQSFPDVPSLIQHYTSSGHAAQDQTSSDIHPQMEPDPSQHAAKDSGVPLKLKHPLHKLEVFPSLQHLTRLAINRHTNCPNQLPLPKPLLFYLQDYPFSI, from the exons ATGGTTGCTCGGGCGGTGACCATTTTCCATCATGAGGAACAAAGAAAGTCATCCTGCTCGGATCCTGCCCCTCCATCCTGGGACCCAGCAGATGACCTCCGCTGCATCACCACCACCTTCCAGTATCTGCAGACTTCTG GTTGGTACTGGGGTCCCATCTCAGCGAGTAAAGCTCGGGAAGCTCTCCTCACAAAGTCTGAAGGCACATTCCTGGTGCGGGACAGCAGCCATCCACAGTACATGCTGGCTCTGTCAGTGAAGACTCGCTGTGGACCTACCAGCGTGCGTATAGAGTACAGCAAGGGCTGTTTCTGGCTAGACTCTGTCTCCCCTGGCCTGCCTCAGCTGCAGTCCTTCCCAGATGTTCCTAGCCTTATACAGCACTACACCAGCTCAGGCCACGCAGCACAGGACCAGACATCCAGTGACATTCACCCCCAAATGGAACCTGACCCTTCCCAGCACGCAGCTAAAGACAGCGGAGTACCCCTGAAGCTGAAGCACCCGCTTCACAAACTAGAGGTTTTCCCTTCTTTGCAGCACCTGACACGCCTCGCCATCAACAGGCACACAAACTGCCCCAACCAGCTGCCCCTCCCAAAGCCTCTGCTCTTCTACTTGCAGGACTATCCTTTCTCGATATAA
- the LOC100710477 gene encoding rho-related GTP-binding protein RhoA-B: MAAIRKKLVIVGDGACGKTCLLIVFSKDQFPEVYVPTVFENYVADIEVDSKQVELALWDTAGQEDYDRLRPLSYPDTDVILMCFSIDSPDSLENIPEKWTPEVKHFCPNVPIILVGNKKDLRNDEHTRRELAKMKQEPVKPEDGRDMANRIGAFGYMECSAKTKDGVREVFEMATRAALQARRGKKSNKCVLL, translated from the exons ATGGCAGCAATCAGGAAAAAGCTGGTCATAGTGGGAGATGGAGCCTGTGGGAAGACCTGTTTGCTCATCGTGTTCAGTAAGGACCAATTTCCAGAAGTCTACGTGCCCACAGTGTTTGAGAACTACGTTGCTGACATTGAAGTTGACAGCAAACAG GTCGAGTTAGCACTCTGGGATACAGCAGGTCAAGAGGACTATGACAGACTACGTCCACTCTCCTATCCAGACACTGATGTCATTCTCATGTGTTTCTCCATTGACAGCCCTGACAGTCTTG AGAACATCCCTGAGAAGTGGACCCCTGAGGTGAAACACTTCTGTCCTAATGTTCCCATTATACTGGTGGGAAACAAAAAGGATCTGCGTAATGATGAGCACACTCGGAGGGAACTTGCCAAAATGAAGCAG gaACCCGTTAAACCTGAGGATGGGCGGGACATGGCTAACAGGATTGGTGCCTTTGGATACATGGAGTGCTCTGCAAAAACAAAGGATGGTGTGAGGGAAGTATTCGAGATGGCTACCAGGGCTGCACTACAGGCCAGGCGGGGAAAGAAGAGCAATAAATGCGTCCTACTGTAA
- the tmem43 gene encoding transmembrane protein 43 isoform X3 has product MYQWVEYHESRDYQENGETKTETTYTYNTEWKSELVNSRNFDKEIGHQNPSAMAVESVMVVSPEVRTGPLILSKGLVEQINNFQTLSLGDFPVFNLDPFLSIHDDYFYHTTNPRRPEVGDVRVRFSFAGLSSDNSRHGPAQTVSIVAMQRGEQLLPFKTKSGDTLEILYLEELSAEEVFAREHQSNSMKTWGLRAAGWALMFLGIQLSMQIIYTLVDWVPVLRELVSIGLKIFALCVSSSLSLIVIGVGWFFYRPLVAVALGALAVLPMFLARSGLPAKKNA; this is encoded by the exons ATGTATCAGTGGGTGGAGTACCATGAGAGCAG GGATTACCAGGAGAACGGTGAAACCAAAACAGAAACGACATACACCTACA ACACTGAGTGGAAGTCAGAGTTGGTGAACAGTCGTAACTTTGATAAGGAGATTGGTCACCAGAACCCGAG tGCCATGGCTGTGGAGAGTGTGATGGtggtgtctcctgaagtccgaACTGGACCGTTGATTCTGTCTAAAG GCCTGGTGGAGCAGATAAATAACTTCCAGACACTGAGTTTGGGGGATTTTCCCGTCTTTAACTTGGACCCTTTTCTCTCTATTCATGATGACTACTTCTATCACACTACAAATCCACGCAGGCCAGAG GTGGGTGACGTGCGGGTGAGGTTCTCCTTCGCTGGACTGAGCAGTGACAACTCACGCCACGGCCCTGCTCAAACG gTCAGTATTGTAGCCATGCAGAGAGGGGAGCAGCTGCTGCCATTTAAAACCAAATCAGGAGACACTCTGGAGATCCTTTATCTGGAGGAGCTCTCTGCGGAG GAGGTGTTTGCGAGGGAGCACCAGTCTAACAGCATGAAGACTTGGGGACTCCGGGCTGCAGGCTGGGCCCTCATGTTCCTTGGTATCCAGCTGAGCATGCAAATCATCTACACTCTGG TGGACTGGGTTCCTGTCCTTAGAGAGCTCGTGTCCATTGGACTGAAGATCTTCGCCTTGTGCGTCTCCAGCTCGCTGTCTCTTATCGTTATTGGGGTTGGCTGGTTTTTTTACCGACCGTTGGTGGCAGTAGCTCTAGGAGCGCTGGCTGTTCTTCCGATGTTTCTCGCCCGCTCAGGACTTCCCGCCAAGAAGAACGCATGA